Proteins from a genomic interval of Chloroflexota bacterium:
- a CDS encoding aldo/keto reductase has product MNYKKLGHTDILVSPVALGCWGFVQDFHWGAQENAQSIATVYAALDAGINFFDTAEAYGDGRSEEVLGRALAGRRHQAVVASKVNGENLAPADLRRSCEASLRRLGTDYLDLYQIHWPNLAIPLAETMGELQELQAEGKIRAIGVSNFAVAGMQEVLPLGSIGSNQLPYNLLWRAIEFDIQPICQQRGVGILCYSPLMHALLADKYPTLADMPDSRARSRHFSGQRAQTRHGEAGCEAETMAALARIREICQEIGEPMAHVAIAWLMQRPAVTAVIAGARRPEQAVDNAEAARLVLSPDVVQALDDATEEVKQCLGPNPDMWQSQSRFY; this is encoded by the coding sequence ATGAATTACAAAAAGCTTGGACACACGGACATTCTTGTTTCCCCGGTGGCCCTGGGCTGCTGGGGCTTCGTGCAGGATTTTCACTGGGGGGCTCAGGAGAACGCCCAGTCCATCGCGACCGTCTACGCAGCCCTGGACGCTGGCATCAATTTCTTCGATACGGCGGAGGCCTATGGAGACGGTCGTTCGGAGGAGGTGTTGGGTAGGGCATTGGCCGGTCGGCGCCACCAGGCTGTGGTTGCCAGCAAGGTCAACGGCGAAAACCTGGCTCCCGCCGATCTGCGGCGGTCCTGCGAGGCCAGCCTGCGCCGGCTCGGCACAGACTACCTGGATCTCTACCAGATTCACTGGCCCAACCTGGCGATTCCCCTGGCTGAAACCATGGGCGAGCTGCAGGAGCTGCAGGCCGAGGGCAAGATTCGGGCCATTGGCGTGTCGAATTTCGCGGTGGCCGGCATGCAAGAGGTGCTTCCTCTGGGTAGCATTGGGTCCAATCAACTACCCTATAACCTGCTCTGGCGCGCCATCGAGTTCGATATTCAGCCGATTTGCCAGCAGCGAGGGGTGGGCATTCTCTGCTACAGCCCCTTGATGCACGCCTTGCTGGCCGACAAGTATCCTACGCTGGCCGACATGCCCGACAGCCGCGCTCGCAGCAGGCATTTCTCCGGCCAACGGGCCCAAACCCGGCACGGTGAGGCAGGTTGCGAGGCTGAAACCATGGCAGCACTGGCGCGGATTCGGGAGATATGCCAGGAGATTGGCGAACCAATGGCCCATGTGGCCATCGCCTGGCTCATGCAACGGCCGGCCGTAACAGCGGTCATCGCCGGCGCGCGCCGGCCCGAGCAGGCGGTGGACAACGCCGAGGCTGCCCGGTTGGTTCTCAGCCCGGATGTCGTGCAGGCACTGGACGACGCCACAGAAGAGGTCAAACAATGCCTTGGGCCCAACCCAGATATGTGGCAGTCGCAGTCGCGGTTTTACTAA
- a CDS encoding SDR family oxidoreductase, with product MKVLFIGGTGIISSACTPLAEERGVDLYLLNRGQTDRPVPEGVTVLHGDIRSPDTVESVLDDHTFDSVVNWIAFTPEHVQTDIELFRGRTGQYVFISSASVYQTPPASLPVTESTMLDNPFWEYSRQKIACEELLVRAYRDEKFPMTIVRPSHTYDARMIPIFGGYTALHRMMRGQPVIVPGDGTSLWTLTHHTDFAKGFVPLLGNHRTIGEAYHITSDEWLSWNQITRILADAAGVEPSLVHVPSELINAFDPDLGAGLLGDKQHSMIFDNSKIKRLVPDFACIIPFSQGAREMVAWRLADPARQMMDDGMDALMERIITAFRMAWP from the coding sequence ATGAAAGTTCTGTTCATTGGCGGCACCGGTATCATCAGCTCGGCCTGCACACCCCTGGCTGAGGAGCGGGGAGTCGACCTGTATCTCTTGAACCGAGGCCAGACCGATCGACCCGTGCCCGAGGGTGTGACGGTATTGCATGGCGATATCCGTAGCCCCGACACTGTGGAGTCAGTGCTCGACGACCACACCTTCGACTCGGTGGTGAACTGGATTGCTTTTACACCGGAGCACGTGCAGACCGATATCGAGCTCTTCCGCGGTCGCACAGGGCAGTATGTCTTCATCAGCTCGGCCTCGGTCTACCAGACCCCACCGGCCAGCCTGCCGGTCACCGAATCGACCATGTTGGATAATCCTTTTTGGGAATACTCCCGGCAGAAGATCGCCTGCGAGGAATTGTTGGTGCGGGCCTATCGCGATGAGAAGTTTCCCATGACCATCGTGCGTCCTTCCCATACCTATGATGCCCGCATGATTCCGATCTTCGGCGGCTACACGGCCCTGCACCGCATGATGCGAGGCCAACCTGTGATCGTGCCTGGCGATGGCACATCCCTGTGGACGCTGACCCATCACACCGATTTTGCCAAAGGCTTCGTGCCCTTGCTGGGCAATCACCGAACCATTGGCGAGGCCTACCATATTACCTCCGACGAGTGGCTGAGCTGGAATCAGATCACCCGAATCCTGGCCGATGCTGCGGGGGTCGAGCCCAGCCTGGTGCATGTGCCGTCCGAGTTGATCAATGCTTTTGACCCTGATTTGGGTGCCGGGCTGTTGGGCGACAAGCAGCACAGCATGATCTTCGACAACAGCAAGATCAAACGGTTGGTGCCCGATTTTGCCTGCATCATTCCATTTTCTCAGGGCGCCAGGGAGATGGTTGCCTGGCGTCTGGCCGATCCGGCTCGACAGATGATGGACGACGGGATGGATGCATTGATGGAGCGGATCATAACCGCGTTCAGGATGGCCTGGCCATAA